One Prunus dulcis chromosome 7, ALMONDv2, whole genome shotgun sequence DNA segment encodes these proteins:
- the LOC117634143 gene encoding uncharacterized protein LOC117634143, whose product MSSSSKCGCPVVLDLNNTFRFMELGASSSSSRLLNSSNQLSCITSVRSKSQRPLDPSCRLQCLHHSYPSLALPHSRRDCALRVRATIKDDTNVVTTEEKVNGDCSAEIEHSILTALSPLDGRYWGKVKELAPYMSEYGLIYYRVLVEIKWLLKLSQIAEVTEVPGFSEDAQSYLQGIIDGFCISDALEIKRIEKMTNHDVKAVEYFLKQKCISHPEIAKVLEFFHFACTSEDINNLAHALMLKGAINNVILPVMDDLIEAICGMSKDNASVPMLSRTHGQTASPTTLGKEMATFAVRLSIQRHRISEVEIMGKFAGAVGNYNAHLAAYPNIDWPLIAEEFVISLGVSINHYVTQIETHDYMSKVFNAFNRFNNILIDFDSDIWRYISLGYFKQTTRAGEIGSSTMPHKVNPIDFENSEGNLGIASGNLSYLSEKLPKSRLQRDLTDSTVLRNMGVGLGHSLLAYRSTLQGIAKLQVNEARISEELNQSWEVLAEAIQTVMRRYSVPEPYEKLKELTRGRTVTKERIKEFIKGLELPEEPKTVLSKLTPHSYVGAAVQLARMVDTAVRATRKNTNVSTEKIKMVSGKSSCESELVNLMALSPLDGRYWGKVKDLAPYMSEYGLIYFRVLVEIKWLLWLSQIPEVTEVPTFSENARSYLQEVIDGFSTNDALEIKKIEKVTNHDVKAVEYFLKQRFQSHPEIAKVLEFFHFACTSEDINNLAHALMLKEAMNSVIFPVMDGLVEAVCNMAKDNAHISMLSRTHGQPASPTTLGKEMANFAVRLSRERREISRVEIMGKFAGAVGNYNAHLIAYPDINWPQIAEEFVTSLGLSFNPYVTQIEPHDHMAELFHAISQFNNILIDFDRDIWDYVSLGYFKQITKAGEIGSSTMPHKVNPIDFENSEGNLGVANGNFCHLSMKLPISRWQRDLTDSTVLRNMGLGLGHSLLAYKSTLQGISKLQVNEGCISKDLNLTWEVLAEPIQTIMRRYGVPEPYEKLKELTRGRAVTKESIVDFMQGLELPNEAKSNLLKLTPHSYVGAAVELARTVDSAVKVLRTKS is encoded by the exons ATGAGCTCCTCCTCCAAGTGTGGCTGCCCCGTCGTCTTGGACCTCAACAACACCTTCCGGTTCATGGAATTGGGAGCCTCTTCTTCCTCGTCTAGGCTTCTGAACAGCAGCAACCAGCTCTCGTGCATCACCTCTGTACGATCCAAATCCCAAAGACCACTGGACCCCTCATGCCGCCTTCAATGCCTTCATCATTCATATCCTTCTTTGGCTTTGCCACACTCTCGCAGAGATTGTGCCCTAAGAGTAAGAGCCACCATTAAAGATGATACTAACGTCGTCACCACGGAGGAGAAGGTAAATGGTGATTGTTCTGCTGAAATCGAGCATTCGATTTTGACGGCTTTGTCGCCGTTGGACGGTCGTTATTGGGGTAAAGTCAAGGAATTGGCTCCGTACATGAGTGAATATGGTCTCATCTACTACCGTGTTCTAGTTGAG ATCAAATGGTTGTTGAAACTTTCTCAAATCGCTGAAGTCACGGAGGTGCCCGGTTTCAGTGAAGATGCTCAGTCTTACTTGCAAGGAATTATTGATGGATTTTGCATCAGTGATGCATTGGAAATCAAGAGGATTGAGAAAATGACTAACCATGATGTAAAAGCGGTGGAGTACTTCTTGAAACAGAAATGCATTTCACATCCAGAAATAGCTAAG gtgcttgaattttttcattttgcttgCACATCTGAGGACATCAACAATCTTGCTCATGCTTTGATGTTAAAAGGAGCTATCAACAATGTTATATTGCCTGTCATGGATGATTTGATTGAGGCAATATGTGGCATGTCAAAGGATAATGCTTCCGTTCCCATGCTATCTCGCACACATGGTCAGACAGCCTCACCCACAACTTTGGGGAAAGAAATGGCAACTTTTGCTGTTAGGTTAAGCATACAAAGGCACAGAATTTCTGAAGTCGAGATAATGGGGAAGTTTGCTGGTGCTGTAGGAAATTACAATGCTCATCTAGCTGCATATCCTAATATTGATTGGCCCCTAATTGCTGAAGAGTTTGTAATATCTCTTGGAGTGAGTATTAATCATTATGTTACTCAGATCGAGACTCATGATTATATGTCAAAAGTTTTTAATGCATTCAACCGGTTCAATAATATATTGATTGACTTTGATAGTGATATATGGCGCTACATATCTTTGGGTTACTTCAAGCAGACAACTAGGGCAGGTGAAATTGGGTCATCAACAATGCCTCACAAAGTAAACCCtattgattttgaaaataGTGAAGGTAATCTTGGTATTGCTAGTGGAAATCTTTCCTACCTGAGTGAGAAGTTGCCTAAATCACGTTTGCAGCGTGACCTGACTGATTCTACTGTTCTGAGAAACATGGGTGTCGGACTGGGGCACTCTCTTCTTGCTTACAGAAGTACACTGCAGGGAATAGCAAAGCTTCAGGTTAATGAAGCTCGCATAAGTGAGGAGTTGAACCAGTCTTGGGAGGTGCTTGCTGAAGCAATACAAACTGTTATGCGAAGATATAGTGTTCCTGAGCCTTATGAGAAGCTAAAGGAACTAACAAGAGGAAGAACAGTTaccaaagaaagaataaaagagTTCATTAAAGGCTTGGAATTACCTGAAGAACCAAAGACCGTTTTGTCAAAGCTGACACCGCATAGCTATGTTGGAGCTGCTGTTCAACTGGCCAGGATGGTAGACACGGCTGTTAGAGCCACCAGAAAAAACACCAATGTTTCCACTGAGAAGATCAAGATGGTATCTGGTAAATCTTCTTGTGAATCTGAGCTTGTGAATTTGATGGCTTTGTCACCATTGGATGGTCGGTACTGGGGTAAAGTCAAGGACTTGGCGCCTTACATGAGTGAGTATGGGCTAATCTACTTCCGTGTTCTAGTTGAGATCAAATGGTTACTATGGCTTTCACAAATTCCTGAAGTCACAGAGGTACCTACCTTTAGTGAAAATGCTCGGTCTTATTTGCAAGAAGTGATTGATGGATTTAGTACCAATGATGCATTAGAAATAAAGAAGATTGAGAAAGTAACAAATCATGATGTGAAAGCGGTGGAGTACTTCTTGAAACAAAGATTCCAATCACATCCAGAAATAGCTAAGgtgcttgaattttttcattttgcttgCACATCCGAGGACATCAACAATCTTGCCCATGCATTAATGCTGAAAGAAGCCATGAACAGTGTCATATTTCCTGTCATGGATGGTTTGGTTGAGGCAGTATGTAACATGGCTAAAGACAACGCTCATATTTCTATGCTCTCTCGTACTCATGGACAGCCTGCTTCACCCACAACTTTAGGAAAGGAAATGGCAAATTTTGCTGTCAGATTAAGCAGAGAAAGACGAGAGATTTCTCGGGTGGAGATAATGGGAAAATTTGCTGGTGCTGTTGGAAATTACAATGCTCATCTTATTGCATATCCTGATATCAATTGGCCCCAAATTGCTGAAGAGTTTGTAACATCTCTTGGGTTGAGTTTTAATCCCTATGTTACGCAGATTGAACCTCATGACCATATGGCAGAACTTTTTCATGCAATTAGCCAGTTCAATAACATATTGATCGACTTTGATAGAGATATATGGGACTATGTATCGTTGGGTTATTTTAAGCAGATAACTAAGGCTGGTGAGATTGGGTCATCAACAATGCCTCACAAGGTAAACCctattgattttgaaaacagTGAAGGCAATCTTGGTGTGGCTAATGGAAATTTTTGTCATCTGAGCATGAAGTTGCCTATTTCGCGTTGGCAGCGTGACTTGACAGATTCAACTGTTTTGAGGAACATGGGTCTAGGATTAGGGCACTCTCTTCTTGCCTACAAAAGCACACTTCAGGGAATATCAAAGCTTCAGGTCAATGAAGGTTGCATAAGTAAGGATTTGAACCTTACTTGGGAAGTTCTTGCTGAACCAATACAGACAATTATGCGAAGATATGGTGTTCCTGAGCCCTATGAAAAGTTGAAGGAACTAACCAGAGGAAGAGCAGTTACCAAGGAAAGTATAGTAGattttatgcaaggtttggAATTACCTAACGAAGCAAAGTCTAATCTACTAAAGTTAACACCGCATAGTTATGTTGGAGCAGCTGTTGAATTGGCTAGGACGGTAGACAGTGCTGTGAAGGTGTTACGAACCAAGAGTTGA
- the LOC117634145 gene encoding protein N-terminal glutamine amidohydrolase: MTTSELEVSGSSWDVSQFQHTPFYCEENVYLLCKELGTKGIADAQSSDLFVVFISNEKKQIPLWHQKASSRADGIVLWDYHVICIQRKGRGDSPSPHLVWDLDSSLPFPCPLARYVSETIRPDFQTFSEFQRYFRIVHAPVFLRCFASDRRHMKDSVGNWLHQPPLYQPIVAEDGTVHNLNDYFDIRATDAVTGTGADMTNEVFTKKLGVVITESQLEEFFSQIL, from the exons atgacaACGTCAGAGTTGGAAGTAAGCGGCAGCTCGTGGGACGTCTCTCAATTTCAACACACCCCTTTTTACTG TGAGGAGAATGTGTACTTGCTTTGCAAGGAACTGGGCACAAAGGGCATAGCAGATGCCCAAAGTTCTgatctttttgttgttttcatttccAATGAGAAAAAACAG ATCCCATTGTGGCATCAGAAGGCCAGCAGCCGAGCAGATGGGATTGTTCTCTGGGATTATCATGTCATTTGCATACAGAGAAAAGGCAGAGGTGACTCACCCTCCCCACACTTGGTGTGGGATTTAGATTCAAGTCTTCCATTTCCTTGTCCCTTAGCACGCTATGTCTCCGAAACTATCCGGCCCGACTTTCAGACCTTTTCTGAATTCCAAAG GTATTTCCGGATTGTGCATGCCCCCGTGTTTCTCCGTTGCTTCGCATCTGATAGGAGACACATGAAAGATTCTGTTGGCAATTGGCTACATCAACCTCCCCTCTACCAGCCCATTGTTGCGGAGG ATGGAACTGTTCACAACCTGAATGACTACTTCGACATCCGTGCTACGGATGCAGTGACAGGTACAGGAGCTGATATGACCAATGAAGTTTTTACCAAAAAGCTTGGTGTGGTCATAACAGAAAGCCAACTGGAGGAGTTCTTTTCGCAAATTCTTTGA
- the LOC117634144 gene encoding DTW domain-containing protein 2 gives MMEPEEDIHICDSAAADPPSRGPRPICSNCTRPGPVCLCHSLPAQPIKTQTQIIILHHPHEANHKLSTTPILTKCLSNSTAIVARKLKPGLSPLLDQSPPAIYLFPPTKASPAVSLSDLPSSPVPTYSPLVLIAFDATWKHAREMVKASEGFLSTFASRVCLDVDESASGGSIYDSELVLRKEPFGGCVSTMEAVARALGVIEPNGVEIEARLIRVLRDMVASQARYLKTPAKPRPKLLKKGKEKQRLKNESKNESISESDLISGHGQL, from the coding sequence ATGATGGAACCAGAAGAAGACATCCACATCTGCGACAGCGCCGCCGCCGATCCACCGTCTCGTGGGCCCAGGCCCATATGCAGCAACTGCACCCGACCCGGCCCGGTCTGCCTCTGCCATTCTCTCCCGGCCCAGCCCATCAAAACCCAGACCCAAATCATAATCCTCCACCACCCCCACGAAGCCAATCACAAGCTCTCCACAACCCCAATCCTCACCAAATGCCTCTCCAACTCCACGGCCATTGTTGCGCGCAAGCTCAAGCCAGGCCTCTCCCCGCTCCTTGACCAATCACCGCCCGCCATCTACCTCTTCCCCCCAACCAAAGCCTCACCTGCCGTCAGCCTATCAGACCTCCCCAGCTCACCCGTCCCCACATACTCCCCTCTGGTGCTCATCGCCTTCGACGCCACGTGGAAACATGCCAGGGAGATGGTCAAAGCCAGTGAGGGGTTTTTGTCGACGTTTGCGAGCAGGGTTTGTTTGGATGTGGATGAGAGTGCGAGTGGTGGGAGCATTTACGACTCGGAGTTGGTTTTGCGGAAGGAGCCGTTTGGTGGGTGCGTGAGTACCATGGAGGCTGTGGCCAGGGCCTTGGGTGTGATTGAGCCCAATGGGGTCGAGATTGAGGCCAGGCTTATTAGGGTCTTGAGGGACATGGTGGCTTCGCAGGCCCGGTATCTTAAGACGCCCGCAAAGCCCAGGCCCAAGTTGTTGAAGAAAGGCAAGGAGAAACAGCGGCTCAAGAATGAGAGTAAGAACGAGAGTATAAGCGAGAGTGACCTGATATCGGGTCACGGGCAACTTTAG